The Papaver somniferum cultivar HN1 chromosome 3, ASM357369v1, whole genome shotgun sequence genome includes a region encoding these proteins:
- the LOC113359417 gene encoding uncharacterized protein LOC113359417, with amino-acid sequence MAKKLLNLLYFQLIRGGVDAIRLACQKYCLKTGYRVTKVKNDRERHTCGGGVKLRCPKVSKKLVHNLIHDRAMHNPLIKPRKIEDYIKCGAGVNIKYHHAYHGLEMSHREIFGNDVKSYSDLVWWVNSLKETNPGSYVYFQYNDATQTFERLFIAIGACIEAYALVPGEDVDNWDWFMRNLKNIVGDRPITFMSDRHEGLLRSIPAHFPNSHHGYCYYHLKGNLPIRTSDEKYKQVMTCFKKATYALTPARYEEALMEMELIGRPGVANYCRNMPREHWSSAFFTGCRFGQTTSSVSESLNNWIRKDKRLPAWALVDMIGLRIMELMNEHRELSVLMDPELLTPTYQALLKEHIQISRVWNVTQSSGYVYEIHSPRSHTVALLSKTCTCQRWRVYGFPCSHAATTISSEGDRYVDYIQDYFKVTNFQQLYSIM; translated from the exons ATGGCAAAGAAGTTGCTAAACCTCCTCTACTTTCAGCTTAttcgtggtggtgttgatgctATTCGGTTGGCATGTCAAAAGTATTGTTTGAAGACTGGGTATCGCGTTACAAAAGTGAAGAATGATCGTGAAAG GCACACTTGTGGAGGTGGTGTCAAGTTGAGATGTCCTAAAGTATCGAAGAAGCTGGTACACAACCTTATTCATGATCGTGCGATGCACAATCCACTTATCAAGCCTCGTAAAATTGAAGATTACATAAAATGTGGGGCTGGTGTTAATATCAAGTATCATCATGCATATCATGGTTTGGAAATGTCACACCGTGAAATTTTTGGCAATGATGTAAAGTCTTACTCCGATCTGGTTTGGTGGGTTAATTCATTGAAAGAAACAAATCCTGGATCTTATGTGTATTTTCAATATAATGACGCAACTCAAACATTTGAAAGGTTATTCATTGCAATAGGCGCTTGTATTGAAG CATATGCATTGGTCCCTGGAGAAGATGTTGACAATTGGGATTGGTTTATGCGCAATCTTAAGAACATTGTTGGTGACCGCCCTATCACATTTATGTCTGATCGTCATGAAGGATTGTTGAGGTCTATTCCTGCACATTTTCCGAATTCCCATCATGGCTATTGTTACTACCACTTGAAAGGAAACCTACCAATCAGGACATCAGACGAGAAGTATAAACAAGTTATGACTTGTTTCAAAAAAGCAACTTATGCTCTCACACCAGCAAGATATGAAGAAGCACTTATGGAAATGGAGTTAATAGGAAGGCCTGGGGTTGCTAACTATTGTCGCAATATGCCTAGGGAACATTGGTCCAGCGCGTTCTTCACTGGCTGTAGATTTGGTCAGACTACATCAAGTGTTTCTGAGTCTTTAAATAATTGGATTCGGAAAGACAAGAGGTTGCCTGCCTGGGCCCTCGTTGacatgatcgg GTTACGCATTATGGAGTTGATGAATGAACATCGCGAATTGAGTGTTTTGATGGACCCTGAGTTGCTCACTCCTACCTACCAGGCGTTACTTAAAGAACATATTCAAATTAGTCGAGTTTGGAATGTTACTCAATCATCTGGTTATGTCTATGAGATTCATTCACCTAG GTCTCACACTGTTGCTCTGCTGAGCAAGACTTGCACCTGCCAAAGATGgcgtgtttatggttttccatgctctcaTGCTGCAACAACTATTTCTTCCGAGGGTGATAGATACGTAGATTATATCCAAGACTATTTTAAAGTTACGAATTTTCAGCAGCTGTATTCAATTATGTAA